CCGGTATCCCCGGCGTTCTATCAGCACATCCCCGCACTGGGGACAGAGGGTATCCTCTTTCCCCGGCAGGCTGAGGTTTCCCAGATAGACGTATTTGAGATCGGCCAAAGCCCGATCGTAGAATCTTATCAGCGTGCTTTCCGGCGTGGGCTCTATCTTGGTCTTATACTGCGGAAAGTACCGCGAGATATGCAGCGGGACCAGCGGATCCACGCTTTTCACGAAATTTACCAGGTCGTCAAAATTCTGGTCGGAATCATTGAGTCCCGGAATGACCAGGTTTGTCAGCTCGATATGACATCCGCCATATGCCGTCATGATGGTATCGAGCACGGTTTGCAGATCGCCCCGGCAGGTCTTTTTGTAGAAGCCGGCATCCATCGACTTAAGATCGATGTTCATGGCGTCTATCAGGGGCAGCAACTCCTCCAGCGGTTCCCGGTTGACCGTTCCGTTGGTCACCAGCACATTGACCAGACCATTCTGGCGGGCCAGCCGGCAGGCATCCAGCAGGTATTCGAACCAGATGAACGGCTCGGTGTAGGTATAGGCGATGCCGATGGAGTTAGATTTAATAGCCAGATCGACCAGCTTTTGCGGTTCGATGCATTCTGTCGGCACCTCCTGCTGGGAGATCTCCCAATTCTGGCAGAATTGGCAGTCCAGGTTGCAGCCGTTGGGACCGGTGGAAAGTATCTGCTGGCCGGGATGGAAATGGAACAGCGGTTTCTTCTCGATGGGGTCCATGGACAGCGACACCACTTGGCCGTAACTGAGGGCCTCCAGCATCCCGCCCTGATTTCGCCGGACCCGGCACAGCCCGGCCCTCCCCGGCGCTATCCGGCACAGATGGGGGCACAGCAAACATTGGACGACATCGTCCCCGGTCTTTTTATAATACTTGGCTTCCATTTTTATATTCCCGCCGTAATGTGGGTGGAGCCGGCAGATGCTGAAGTGTAAAAACCGGAAAATTTTTGTGCTCTTTGTGCCCTTTGTGGTTTAAACCTTGGGGTGGGGTCACTTTTTCTTTTTCCCGGCCGGCTTTTTCCCCTCCAGCTTAAGCAGGCCCTCCCAGCGGGGGTCCATGGATCGCTTGCCGCACCGGCATTCCCCGTTGTTGAGATCCTTTCCGCAGGTCGGGCAGATGCCCCGGCAGTCCTCCGAACAGAGCGGCTTCATGGGCAGGGCCAGTACCATGGCCTCCCTGAGGTCGGGCCACAGGTCGATCTCGTTGCCCCGGTAGGCTATCACGTTCAGGTCGTCGGAAGTGAGCTCCGCCTCCTTCCCCACCAGCGCATCCTCTAATTTTCCGGTACGGTAGAAAAGCTCCAGGGGCTGGCTGACGGCGCATTCAAAATCGTTCAGGCAGCGGGAACACTCCTGAAGGGCGGTGAAACTCAAAGCGCCCCTGACCCTCAGGGTGGTGCCGCACTTCTCGATGACCAGGTCGCCCGAAAGATCGGCGAACTCCGGAGGGTCTCCGATGCTCCCCTTTCTCTCCACCCGGTAGGGATTGAACCCCTCCCGTAATTCCTTGACCCTGATCTTCACTTGGTGCCCATTAGATTATATCGCCTTGATGATTGATCGCATGAGTTTAAAAATGGATTCCCTCTCGGGTCGGTTGAGTGCAGTAACCTGGATTTCCGCCAGAGTTTTGCTGAATGTAATGAAACGCGTGAATGACAAGTGGGTGAAAATCTTTGCGTCTTGGTGCCTTTGTGGCAAGGATAACCCGGGGGCCTATTTCTGCTGCTTCTTATCCAGGGCCCACTGGTAAGCCTCGTCCCGCATGTTGTTCCGGTAGCCGGGGTCCTGGAAGGAATATTTGAAATTGGTGTGGACGTCGTAGCGCCGTTCGATGATGGCCACCACGTCCTCGGTGAAAACCAGTTCCTCGTCGGTGGGAATGACGAACAGCTTGACCCGGGAGCTGTCGGACGAGATCACAAACTCGTGATTGCGGTTCTTGGCCGTGGTGTTCCTCTCCTGGTCCAGCACGATCCCCATCTCGTCCAGCCCGGAGACCGCCTGGGCCCTGAGCCGCGGCCCCATCTCCCCCACCCCGCCGGTGAAGACGATGGCATCCAGATGCCCCAGCGCGGCATAGTAGGATCCGATGTACTTGCGCAATTTGTAGGCCTCGATCTCGAAGGCCAGTTTGGCCCGTTCGTCGCCCTCGTCCATGGCCTTCTCGATGTCCCGGCGGTCGATGTATTTCCCGGAGATGCCCAGCACCCCGCTTTTCTTGAGGTAGATGGACTCCACCTCCCTGGTGGTCAGCTTCTCCTTGTTGCAGATGAAGGGCATCAGCCCGGGGTCCACGTCGCCGCTGCGGGTGCCCATCACCAGGCCCTCCATGGTGGTCAGGCCCAGGCTGGTGTCGTAGGAACAGCCGTTCCTGATGGCGGCCAGGCTGACCCCGTTGCCGATGTGGCAGGTGATCAGATTGACCTCGAAGGGGCTCTTCCCCAGCATCACCGCCGCCCGGCGGGCCACGTAAAGATGGGAGGTGCCGTGGAACCCGTAGCGCCGGACCCCGTACTTCTCGTACCACTCGTAGGGCACCGGGTAGATATATGATGTCTTGGGCATGGTCTGGTGGAAGGCGGTGTCCATCACCGCCACATGGGGGATGGTGGGCATCAGGGCCTGGGCGGCCCGGATCCCCAGCACATTGGGGGGGTTGTGCAGCGGGGCCAGGGCGGACAGGTCCTCGAAGGTTTTTATCACCTCCTCGTTGATCAGGGTGGATTTGGCGAATTTCTCGCCGCCGTGCACCACCCGGTGGCCCACCGCGGTGATCTCCTTGATGTCGGAGATGACCGGATGGTTCTCGTGCAGCAGTGTGTCCAGTATCAGCTGGATGGCCACTTCGTGATTGGGGCAGGATCTCTCCGCTTTGTGGGGCTCCCGATGGGGCACCTCGTGGATGATGAAGGAGCTCTCGGTGGACACCCTCTCCACCAGGCCCTTGGCCATGATCTCCTTCTGGCTATAGTTGTAAAGCTGGTACTTGACCGACGAGCTCCCGCAATTGAGCGACAGCACTATGATGTCGTTGGACACTGATACACCTCTTGAAATATATTTAAAGGTTTTTGTTAACAAGATAAGATCCGATAACCTCATCGCCTCTTAACCCAGCCCTTAAGGACTGGGTTAAGGACTCCGACTAAAAGCGATTAAGGCCATTCATGGCCTTATGTCAATTATTTTCTGCTCTCATCAGCAACGCTGCGATTCCTTGGGATATAAAGACAGTTCAACTATTTGGCCAGTATCCCGGTTATCTCCTGGCGAACGGCATGCTGTAGATCCTTTTGATCCGGCGGTGGATCCTGACCATGGCGCTTTCCCGGAAGAAGAAATGCACCTCGCGTTTGGCCGATTCCGGCGAATCGGAGGCATGGACGCAGTTGAAGCGGGTGGCCGTGGCATAGTCATGGCGAATGGTGCCGAAGGC
The nucleotide sequence above comes from Candidatus Edwardsbacteria bacterium RifOxyA12_full_54_48. Encoded proteins:
- a CDS encoding AmmeMemoRadiSam system radical SAM enzyme; this encodes MEAKYYKKTGDDVVQCLLCPHLCRIAPGRAGLCRVRRNQGGMLEALSYGQVVSLSMDPIEKKPLFHFHPGQQILSTGPNGCNLDCQFCQNWEISQQEVPTECIEPQKLVDLAIKSNSIGIAYTYTEPFIWFEYLLDACRLARQNGLVNVLVTNGTVNREPLEELLPLIDAMNIDLKSMDAGFYKKTCRGDLQTVLDTIMTAYGGCHIELTNLVIPGLNDSDQNFDDLVNFVKSVDPLVPLHISRYFPQYKTKIEPTPESTLIRFYDRALADLKYVYLGNLSLPGKEDTLCPQCGDVLIERRGYRTAITGIKNKNCQNCGRKADIVGL
- a CDS encoding propionate kinase (involved in coenzyme B(12)-dependent 1, 2-propanediol degradation; important for the synthesis of propionyl coenzyme A during growth on 1,2-propanediol); protein product: MIVLSLNCGSSSVKYQLYNYSQKEIMAKGLVERVSTESSFIIHEVPHREPHKAERSCPNHEVAIQLILDTLLHENHPVISDIKEITAVGHRVVHGGEKFAKSTLINEEVIKTFEDLSALAPLHNPPNVLGIRAAQALMPTIPHVAVMDTAFHQTMPKTSYIYPVPYEWYEKYGVRRYGFHGTSHLYVARRAAVMLGKSPFEVNLITCHIGNGVSLAAIRNGCSYDTSLGLTTMEGLVMGTRSGDVDPGLMPFICNKEKLTTREVESIYLKKSGVLGISGKYIDRRDIEKAMDEGDERAKLAFEIEAYKLRKYIGSYYAALGHLDAIVFTGGVGEMGPRLRAQAVSGLDEMGIVLDQERNTTAKNRNHEFVISSDSSRVKLFVIPTDEELVFTEDVVAIIERRYDVHTNFKYSFQDPGYRNNMRDEAYQWALDKKQQK